One genomic segment of Chitinophagales bacterium includes these proteins:
- a CDS encoding immunoglobulin domain-containing protein has translation MNTSIYSTYKTKATALFIALAAFVFSARAQTPAWASSIGSNTNDNLNNLVTDAAGNVYATGNFQATTNDFDPGAGTLSLPIYGNVDCYIYKADANGNVLWAKSIGGAGIDIGKGIAVDANGNVIVCGYFNSTADFDPGAGTFYLTSVGNNDAFVLKLDANGNFLWATGVGSTGNDVANDVTTDASGNVYYSGSFTGNCDFDPGAGVYVQASPSGENAFVSKLTSAGAFVWEVPVDGFAICRAVALTTSGTDLVVGGTFTGTGDFDPNGTFNIASASAGVKPWVWKITQAAGALVWAKAFGSTSTTNDEIRDLDVDASGNIYTTGYFRNVCDFDPDAGTANMLAASSFSGFVQKLNSSGAYQWAGQFASSNTSGCFSVDVDASGNLLVGGNHLGKTDLIMSSDTFFITSNGGVSNCGFYAKLNSSGGLLSGGTLNDNFGQGAIVYGVAMSTNGTMVMGGTYLNQLDYNPTSALQQITNPNPSFLHCFIVKMDSCFVPEFSISPSTIHTCAGNSATVTLSGSVATNNYQLHKNNVAVGSAVPGTGNAMTFSTSTFNNNDSLTVVATHGACSRTMTGKGYILSGTLALDSNLLRHYRLDNNFTDDAGGVGASASAGGFIADRFGNTNFARNIAAANQGVQIPAFNTDNVTITFWVNPGFVGGGASTDFIYSSSYNNSMTSHLNMNTNTLRIGNAGWVATSAGVLQANVWQQVVYVKNGGNVTVYLNGSQILTTTNAPSITTFPITTFGTSQTGHLGGPIDDIRIYNYAFTAVQAQMSYTAPHVWAPVLGISQCLGAPLNIMDSVQTNSGISYQWFRNGNVLSGATSQLYTDPSLAANEVGNYRLRTTKGCVNALSQNTVVSLPSGGINIPNLTAWYKFDNNTADSSGNGNHATASNAITATTNRFNQANKAYSFSSGSNSSVTLPASILGNAQNKSISFWFKRSAGGVAQPLLTYQVASPGAWNAAAFIGTDNILRGWFYQGGAAPWSSGVTIDTNWHHFAITTTTNNQTAYLDGALVAVMAGGINVGTSSILRVGAGYMGAMAGVPSAGTYYFSGKIDEVRFYNATLTAGNITTIYTGEIGFTQQPQSVSVCTGQSASFTVAVNGNVTYQWQKNGSNISGATSATYNIASVAAGDVGNYTCVVTDACTGATLTSDIAVLSLGSGANISQQPQDASVCLGAAASFSVTVTGGSATYQWKKNGTNIAGATSATYNIASVGAGDAGNYVCVVTGSCGSINSDTATLTILPATSITTQPAASSVCPGSTATFTVVAAGAGTLTYQWKKNGTNLSNGGNISGATTATLGISNASASDAANYSVVVTGTCGSATSNNAALTLGVATSITTQPTAQTVCNGGTLNLSVVAAGANLTYQWKKNNVNIGGATSANYSTGASLSTAGSYTVAVSGTCGAVTSNAAVVTVNDTITITQQPQGSTVCEGSALSISVSATGASLTYQWKLNGIDIPGATSASYSTANALSAMSGSYTVAIGSSCGNKTSNAATIVVNPTTAITTQPVTQTACVGSSVTFSVVATGANLTYQWKKNNVNISGATSASYNIASAAAGDAGSYTVVVSGTCGSVTSSAATLTIVASASISQQPTNQTVCSGGTLTFSVVGTGGNNTTYQWWQNGIAISGATSATYTVSPATTVLNGSMFWVVISGSCGSVTSNSVSVTVNTATAITQQPQANVSVCVGSTLSLNVAVAGSSVTYQWKKNGSNLPGATSATYSAPVTSTAQAGNYTVAIGSACGSLNSDTAVVVVNDTVSITQQPVGATLCEGSALNLSVTATGTGLTYQWMRNSNNISGATSATYSVANALPAHSGSYTVFIANSCGNKISSAATVTVQATDTTSFSETICNGSSYVFDGNTLTASGQYSMMLQGMNGCDSVIILALTVLNKIETTVNAGICNGQSYTFNGQQLTQAGQYFDTLQTILGCDSFVTLNLAVNSFVTGSTSASICAGDSYTFNGQQLTQGGQYMDTLVSAGGCDSIVTLTLTVNQLPQPTITQNGNVLSTQVFASYQWQFNGSDISNATSQSHTANQNGNYTVAVTDANGCSAYSSVVTVTGVGIKEVSSFRSEVYPNPATTVLQVSSEEALLSIAIVDLYGRMVFTQAVNDAKQTQIDVSKMAASTYFIHLTTTNGNTAVKSFVKQ, from the coding sequence ATGAACACCAGTATTTATTCTACTTACAAAACCAAAGCAACCGCTTTGTTTATCGCTCTTGCAGCGTTTGTTTTTAGTGCACGTGCGCAAACGCCTGCCTGGGCTTCGAGCATTGGCAGCAACACGAACGACAACCTGAACAATCTGGTAACAGATGCCGCAGGTAATGTGTATGCCACCGGAAATTTTCAGGCAACTACCAACGATTTTGATCCCGGAGCGGGCACTTTATCGCTGCCAATCTATGGCAATGTAGATTGCTACATCTATAAGGCCGATGCCAATGGAAACGTGCTATGGGCCAAGAGTATTGGTGGCGCTGGGATAGATATAGGCAAAGGAATTGCGGTGGATGCCAACGGCAATGTAATTGTGTGCGGTTATTTCAACAGCACAGCCGATTTTGACCCGGGAGCAGGCACCTTTTACCTTACTTCGGTTGGCAACAATGATGCATTTGTATTGAAGCTGGACGCCAACGGCAACTTTTTGTGGGCTACGGGAGTTGGCTCTACCGGCAACGATGTAGCCAACGATGTAACTACCGATGCTTCGGGCAATGTGTATTACAGCGGATCTTTTACAGGGAATTGCGATTTTGATCCGGGTGCAGGAGTATATGTTCAGGCATCTCCTTCAGGCGAAAACGCCTTTGTTTCTAAATTGACTTCTGCCGGTGCATTTGTATGGGAAGTGCCGGTAGATGGATTCGCCATTTGCCGTGCAGTTGCTTTGACAACCTCAGGCACCGATTTGGTAGTGGGCGGAACCTTTACAGGCACGGGCGATTTTGACCCGAACGGAACGTTTAATATTGCATCAGCCAGCGCAGGAGTTAAACCTTGGGTGTGGAAGATTACACAAGCGGCTGGTGCCTTGGTATGGGCCAAAGCTTTTGGAAGCACCTCTACCACCAACGATGAAATACGCGACTTAGATGTGGATGCTTCAGGCAATATCTACACCACGGGATATTTTAGAAACGTCTGTGATTTTGATCCCGATGCCGGAACGGCTAATATGCTTGCTGCCAGCAGCTTTTCGGGCTTTGTGCAAAAGCTGAACAGCAGCGGTGCTTACCAGTGGGCAGGCCAGTTTGCTTCCAGTAATACTTCAGGATGCTTTAGTGTAGATGTGGATGCAAGCGGCAATCTGTTGGTTGGTGGCAACCATCTCGGCAAAACGGACCTCATCATGAGTTCCGACACATTTTTTATTACATCTAATGGCGGAGTATCGAACTGTGGTTTTTATGCAAAACTGAACAGCAGTGGCGGATTGCTTTCCGGAGGCACGCTGAATGACAATTTTGGTCAAGGCGCGATAGTGTATGGCGTAGCGATGTCAACCAATGGAACAATGGTAATGGGTGGCACATACCTTAACCAGTTGGACTACAATCCAACATCTGCTCTTCAGCAAATCACGAACCCTAATCCCAGTTTTCTGCATTGCTTTATAGTAAAAATGGACTCGTGTTTTGTGCCAGAGTTCTCCATTTCACCTTCTACCATTCATACCTGTGCGGGCAATAGTGCTACAGTAACACTAAGTGGCAGTGTGGCTACCAACAACTATCAGTTGCATAAAAACAATGTGGCTGTTGGCAGCGCTGTTCCAGGCACCGGAAATGCCATGACGTTCAGCACTTCTACTTTCAACAACAACGATTCATTGACAGTAGTAGCTACGCATGGTGCTTGCTCTCGCACCATGACCGGTAAGGGCTATATTCTTTCGGGCACCTTGGCGCTGGACAGTAACTTGCTTCGGCACTACAGATTAGACAACAACTTTACAGATGACGCAGGTGGTGTAGGTGCCAGTGCCAGTGCGGGTGGTTTTATAGCCGACCGCTTCGGCAACACCAACTTCGCGCGAAACATTGCAGCCGCAAACCAAGGTGTGCAAATTCCTGCCTTCAATACCGATAATGTAACCATTACATTTTGGGTGAACCCTGGCTTTGTAGGCGGAGGTGCTTCTACCGATTTCATTTATAGCAGCAGCTACAACAACAGCATGACCTCGCACCTGAATATGAACACCAATACCTTGCGAATTGGTAACGCAGGTTGGGTGGCTACCAGCGCGGGTGTGTTGCAAGCCAACGTGTGGCAACAGGTGGTGTATGTAAAGAATGGAGGAAATGTAACTGTGTATTTGAACGGCTCACAAATTCTCACCACTACCAATGCGCCTTCTATCACCACATTCCCCATCACCACTTTCGGCACATCGCAAACAGGCCATTTAGGTGGACCTATTGATGACATCCGCATATACAACTATGCATTTACAGCGGTGCAAGCACAAATGAGTTACACGGCACCTCACGTATGGGCTCCGGTGTTAGGTATCTCACAATGTTTAGGCGCTCCGCTTAACATTATGGACTCCGTGCAAACCAATAGCGGTATCAGCTACCAATGGTTTAGAAATGGAAATGTGTTGAGTGGCGCTACATCACAACTTTATACAGATCCTTCACTGGCTGCGAATGAAGTAGGCAACTACCGCCTTCGCACTACCAAAGGTTGTGTGAATGCACTTTCTCAAAACACAGTGGTGAGTTTGCCTTCAGGTGGCATCAACATTCCGAACCTGACGGCATGGTATAAGTTTGACAACAACACAGCGGACAGCAGCGGCAATGGCAACCATGCTACCGCCTCTAATGCAATTACCGCGACCACCAATCGTTTTAATCAGGCCAACAAAGCATATTCATTCAGCAGTGGCAGCAATTCAAGCGTTACACTGCCTGCCTCCATTTTGGGTAATGCGCAGAACAAGAGTATTTCGTTTTGGTTTAAGCGCAGCGCGGGAGGAGTGGCTCAACCACTTCTTACCTATCAGGTGGCCTCGCCCGGTGCGTGGAATGCGGCTGCATTCATTGGCACCGACAACATCTTGCGCGGTTGGTTCTATCAGGGCGGTGCAGCTCCTTGGAGTTCGGGTGTAACCATTGATACCAACTGGCATCATTTCGCCATTACCACTACCACTAATAATCAAACCGCCTATTTAGACGGTGCACTAGTGGCTGTGATGGCGGGCGGAATAAATGTAGGCACCTCATCTATCTTGCGTGTAGGAGCCGGTTATATGGGTGCTATGGCAGGTGTGCCATCTGCGGGCACCTACTACTTCAGTGGAAAAATTGATGAAGTGCGTTTCTACAACGCTACGCTCACAGCCGGCAATATTACAACGATTTACACCGGTGAGATAGGTTTCACACAGCAACCACAAAGTGTAAGTGTGTGCACCGGTCAATCAGCCAGCTTTACTGTGGCTGTGAATGGTAATGTAACTTACCAATGGCAAAAGAACGGCTCTAACATCAGTGGTGCAACATCGGCTACCTACAACATTGCAAGCGTAGCTGCGGGCGATGTCGGAAACTACACGTGTGTTGTTACCGATGCATGCACAGGCGCAACATTAACCTCCGACATTGCTGTGTTGAGTTTGGGCAGCGGTGCTAATATTTCGCAACAGCCGCAAGATGCGAGTGTGTGTCTGGGTGCAGCAGCAAGTTTCAGCGTAACAGTAACCGGAGGCAGCGCTACATATCAGTGGAAGAAGAACGGCACCAACATCGCTGGCGCTACATCGGCTACCTACAACATTGCAAGCGTAGGCGCGGGCGATGCAGGCAACTATGTGTGTGTGGTTACGGGCAGTTGCGGTAGCATCAATTCAGATACCGCAACATTGACAATTCTTCCTGCTACTTCTATCACTACGCAGCCGGCAGCATCCAGTGTTTGTCCGGGAAGCACGGCTACATTCACGGTAGTTGCAGCGGGCGCAGGCACCCTTACTTACCAATGGAAAAAGAACGGAACAAACCTGAGCAATGGTGGAAACATCAGTGGTGCAACCACTGCTACATTGGGCATTTCGAATGCATCGGCTTCTGATGCAGCTAACTACAGTGTAGTAGTAACGGGCACTTGCGGAAGTGCAACGTCTAACAACGCGGCACTTACCTTGGGTGTGGCTACTTCAATCACCACACAACCTACTGCACAAACTGTGTGCAATGGCGGAACGCTCAACCTGAGTGTGGTGGCAGCCGGAGCAAACCTTACCTATCAGTGGAAGAAAAACAACGTGAACATAGGTGGCGCTACATCGGCTAACTATAGCACTGGCGCTTCGCTGAGCACAGCGGGCAGTTACACTGTAGCAGTATCGGGCACATGCGGTGCAGTTACATCCAACGCTGCAGTAGTTACAGTAAACGATACCATTACCATTACACAACAGCCGCAAGGCAGCACGGTGTGCGAGGGAAGTGCGTTGAGCATTTCGGTGTCGGCAACAGGCGCATCGCTTACCTATCAGTGGAAACTGAATGGAATAGATATTCCGGGAGCTACCTCTGCTTCATACAGCACAGCAAATGCGCTGTCTGCTATGAGTGGTTCTTACACGGTAGCTATTGGCAGCAGTTGCGGAAACAAAACTTCAAATGCTGCTACCATCGTAGTGAATCCAACTACAGCCATTACTACACAACCGGTTACACAAACAGCATGTGTGGGTTCGTCTGTAACCTTCAGCGTGGTAGCTACAGGTGCTAACCTCACTTACCAGTGGAAGAAAAACAACGTGAACATCAGCGGTGCTACCTCTGCCAGCTACAACATTGCCAGCGCAGCAGCAGGCGATGCCGGATCATACACAGTTGTGGTATCGGGAACATGTGGTAGTGTTACTTCATCGGCTGCTACATTAACCATAGTAGCATCAGCCAGCATTTCACAGCAACCAACCAATCAAACTGTATGCTCGGGTGGCACGCTCACTTTCTCGGTAGTGGGCACAGGTGGCAACAACACTACATACCAATGGTGGCAAAATGGCATAGCTATTTCAGGTGCTACTTCGGCCACCTATACCGTATCTCCGGCCACTACCGTTTTGAATGGCAGTATGTTTTGGGTTGTAATCAGTGGAAGTTGCGGAAGTGTTACTTCTAACTCTGTAAGTGTTACAGTAAATACTGCTACTGCAATTACACAACAGCCACAAGCCAACGTTTCGGTTTGCGTGGGTTCTACACTATCGTTGAACGTAGCAGTTGCCGGTTCATCCGTAACATACCAGTGGAAGAAAAACGGCAGCAATTTGCCGGGAGCAACTTCTGCTACATACAGCGCTCCTGTAACATCTACTGCGCAAGCCGGTAACTATACTGTTGCTATCGGTAGTGCTTGTGGTTCGCTCAATTCAGACACAGCCGTTGTGGTAGTGAACGACACCGTGAGCATCACACAGCAACCTGTAGGCGCAACCCTTTGCGAAGGCAGTGCATTGAATCTTTCAGTAACTGCAACCGGCACCGGACTTACTTATCAATGGATGCGCAATAGCAACAACATCAGCGGAGCAACTTCTGCTACATACAGTGTTGCCAATGCACTTCCGGCTCATAGCGGCAGTTACACTGTATTCATAGCTAACAGTTGCGGAAACAAAATTTCAAGTGCTGCAACGGTAACCGTGCAAGCAACAGATACTACTTCATTTAGTGAAACAATCTGCAACGGAAGTAGCTATGTGTTCGATGGCAACACGCTCACAGCTTCAGGTCAATACAGCATGATGCTGCAAGGTATGAATGGTTGCGACAGCGTGATTATACTTGCATTAACAGTACTCAACAAGATTGAAACCACTGTAAATGCCGGAATCTGCAACGGCCAGAGCTACACTTTCAACGGCCAGCAGCTTACGCAGGCAGGTCAGTATTTCGATACACTGCAAACGATTTTAGGCTGCGATAGTTTTGTTACGTTGAATTTAGCGGTAAACAGTTTTGTAACAGGAAGTACAAGCGCATCAATATGTGCCGGAGATAGCTACACCTTCAACGGTCAGCAACTTACCCAAGGCGGGCAATACATGGATACACTTGTTTCGGCAGGCGGCTGCGATAGTATTGTAACACTTACACTTACTGTAAACCAGTTGCCACAACCAACCATTACGCAAAATGGCAATGTGCTTTCTACGCAAGTATTTGCATCGTACCAATGGCAGTTCAACGGCTCCGACATTAGCAATGCAACAAGCCAAAGCCATACGGCAAATCAAAACGGGAATTACACAGTAGCAGTAACCGATGCAAATGGCTGCTCGGCATATTCATCGGTAGTAACGGTAACAGGCGTGGGCATAAAAGAAGTATCGAGCTTTAGAAGCGAAGTATATCCCAACCCCGCTACTACCGTATTGCAAGTATCAAGCGAAGAGGCGCTATTGAGCATAGCAATAGTTGATTTGTATGGAAGAATGGTATTTACCCAAGCAGTAAATGATGCCAAACAGACACAGATAGATGTGAGCAAAATGGCAGCATCAACTTACTTTATACACCTTACCACTACTAATGGAAACACAGCTGTAAAGAGTTTTGTAAAGCAGTAG